Proteins from one Gossypium raimondii isolate GPD5lz chromosome 8, ASM2569854v1, whole genome shotgun sequence genomic window:
- the LOC128043010 gene encoding uncharacterized protein LOC128043010 has protein sequence MDPNRVVADDVEINVPAPVQGAVPVDSRPITNSGSTHSYICVNLVSSKNLPVESTEIKQKTIDLRCQNNEIIQIESDDLNGLSVVISSMKAQSYVRIGYETYFAYVLDTKVTEKKIESIPVVCEYPDVFPEEVLGLPPIREVEFGIELVSGTTLISIAPDRMAPTELKEIKSQL, from the exons atggatcccaATCGAGTTGTAGCTGATGATGTAGAAATTAATGTGCCTGCTCCTGTTCAAGGAGCAGTGCCGGTTGATTCTAGGCCAATTACAA ATTCAGGATCAACTCATTCGTATATATGTGTGAACTTAGTATCCAGTAAGAATTTGCCTGTAGAATCTACTGAAATT AAACAAAAGACGATCGATTTGAGATGTCAGAATAATGAGATTATCCAGATTGAGTCAGATGATCTGAATGGGTTGTCGGTTGTGATTTCGTCGATGAAAGCTCAGAGTTATGTGAGAATAGGCTATGAAACTTACTTTGCTTATGTTCTTGATACAAAAGTGactgaaaagaagattgaatctaTACCAGTTGTGTGTGAGTATCCGGATGTATTTCCCGAAGAGGTACTGGGATTACCACCAATtcgagaagttgaatttggtattgaactAGTGTCGGGAACTACTCTGATATCAATAGCTCCAGATAGAATGGCTCCGACagagttaaaagaaataaaatctcAGTTGTAG